The Gemmatimonadota bacterium DH-78 region CTTCGCGCCCTGATCGCGGAACGATTCGGCGGCCTCGACGATCGCGGCCGCATCCCCCGAGATCACCACCTGGCCCGGCGCATTGAAGTTGGCCGGCACGCACACGCCGGAGGTGACCCCGGCGCAGGCCTCGACCACCGCGTCGTCGTCCATGCCGAGCACCGCCGCCATGGTCCCGGCGCGGTGCTGCCCCGACTCGAACATGGCTTCGCCCCGGTGGCGCACGGCGCGCAGAGCGTCTGCGAACGAGAGGGTGCCCGCGGCCACGTGGGCGCTGAACTCTCCGAGCGAGTGACCCGCGGCGTACGCGGGGACTCCGAGTCGCTCCCGCACCACGCGGTAGACGGCGACCGAGTGGGTGAGCAGCGCCGGCTGGGCGTTGCGGGTGGCGGTGAGTTCGTCGGCCGGGCCCTCGAAGGCGACGCGGCTCAGCGCGAAGCCCAGCACATCGTCGGCTTCCTCGAACACCCGGCGCGCCTCCGGAAAGGCCCCGACCAGGTCCCGCCCCATGCCGACGAACTGCGATCCCTGTCCCGGGAAGAGAAGAGCGAGGGCCATCGTCAGGTCCGCCAGACCATGGCGCCCCAGGTGAGGCCGGCGCCGAAGGTGGCGGTCAGGATG contains the following coding sequences:
- the fabD gene encoding ACP S-malonyltransferase, with the protein product MALALLFPGQGSQFVGMGRDLVGAFPEARRVFEEADDVLGFALSRVAFEGPADELTATRNAQPALLTHSVAVYRVVRERLGVPAYAAGHSLGEFSAHVAAGTLSFADALRAVRHRGEAMFESGQHRAGTMAAVLGMDDDAVVEACAGVTSGVCVPANFNAPGQVVISGDAAAIVEAAESFRDQGAKKVVPLDVSGAFHSPLMADAQEAVAEVLSGLDFADSTVPVVSNVTTEPVSRGSIARERLVEQVTAPVRWSASIQRMTDDGVDRFIEVGPGSVLRGLNRRNAREADSRSIGTVDDIQALEAEA